In Corvus cornix cornix isolate S_Up_H32 chromosome 28, ASM73873v5, whole genome shotgun sequence, one genomic interval encodes:
- the ONECUT3 gene encoding LOW QUALITY PROTEIN: one cut domain family member 3 (The sequence of the model RefSeq protein was modified relative to this genomic sequence to represent the inferred CDS: inserted 4 bases in 2 codons), which translates to MELAMENLGSLHGVPHSQPTELLSPAHGRQSSHRNLVPHGRPAMVSGMASILEGGDYRGEHSLGAPLHPAMSMSCESPSGMSLSSTYTTLTPLQHLPPISTVSEKFHHPHHHHHHHHPHQRLAGNVSGSFTLMRDERSLASMGNLYSHYPKDMPAMGQPLSPLPNGLGSLHNAQQPLAPYGPAGHLPNEKMLSPNGFDSHXPPMLSRGEEHLARGLAAPSSAMMPPLNGMHPHGHPHGQPGAXSLLGERERPAPGPGSQPGGSGQVEEINTKEVAQRITAELKRYSIPQAIFAQRILCRSQGTLSDLLRNPKPWSKLKSGRETFRRMWKWLQEPEFQRMSALRLAACKRKEQEQQKDRSLQPKKQRLVFTDLQRRTLIAIFKENKRPSKEMQMTISQQLGLELNTVSNFFMNARRRCMNRWQEEPGANPGVPSSSTSTFSKA; encoded by the exons ATGGAGCTGGCGATGGAGAACCTGGGCAGCCTGCACGGCGTCCCGCACTCGCAGCCCACCGAGCTGCTGAGCCCCGCGCACGGGCGGCAGAGCTCGCACCGCAACCTGGTGCCGCACGGGCGGCCTGCCATGGTCTCGGGCATGGCCTCCATCCTGGAGGGGGGCGACTACCGCGGCGAGCACAGCCTGGGAGCCCCGCTGCACCCCGCCATGAGCATGTCCTGCGAGTCGCCCTCCGGCATGAGCCTGAGCAGCACCTACACCACGCTGActcccctgcagcacctgccGCCCATCTCCACCGTCTCGGAGAAGTTCCACCACCcgcaccaccaccaccaccaccaccacccgCACCAGCGCCTGGCCGGCAACGTCAGCGGCAGCTTCACCCTCATGCGCGACGAGCGGAGCTTGGCCTCCATGGGCAACCTCTACAGCCACTACCCCAAGGACATGCCGGCCATGGGGCAGCCCCTGTCGCCGCTTCCCAACGGGCTGGGTAGCCTCCACAACGCCCAGCAGCCGCTGGCCCCCTACGGCCCCGCCGGCCACTTGCCCAACGAGAAGATGCTCTCGCCCAACGGCTTCGACTCGCA GCCGCCGATGCTGTCCCGGGGCGAGGAGCACCTGGCGCGGGGGCTGGCGGCGCCCAGCTCGGCCATGATGCCGCCGCTCAACGGGATGCACCCGCACGGCCACCCGCACGGCCAGCCCGGCGC CTCGCTGCTGGGCGAGCGGGAGCGCCCggcgcccggccccggctcccAGCCCGGTGGCTCCGGGCAGGTGGAGGAGATCAACACCAAGGAGGTGGCCCAGCGGATCACGGCCGAGCTGAAGCGGTACAGCATCCCGCAGGCCATCTTCGCACAGAGGATCTTGTGCCGCTCCCAGGGGACCCTCTCGGACCTGCTGAGGAACCCCAAGCCCTGGAGTAAGCTCAAGTCCGGCCGGGAGACTTTCCGCAGGATGTGGAAATGGTTGCAGGAGCCGGAATTTCAGAGGATGTCGGCGCTCAGACTGGCAG CTTGCAAACgcaaggagcaggagcagcagaaggaccGGAGCCTGCAGCCCAAGAAGCAGCGCCTGGTCTTCACGGACCTGCAGCGCCGCACCCTGATCGCCATCTTCAAGGAGAACAAGCGCCCGTCCAAGGAGATGCAGATGAccatctcccagcagctgggccTGGAGCTCAACACCGTCAGCAACTTCTTCATGAACGCCCGCCGGCGGTGCATGAACCGCTGGCAGGAGGAGCCGGGCGCCAACCCCGGGGTCCCCTCGTCGTCTACAAGCACTTTCTCCAAAGCATGA
- the ATP8B3 gene encoding phospholipid-transporting ATPase IK, translated as MAEQDPATGCPRGKQQLPAFTWEVRANDRGYHRQFKKKFAFCLSKRKYSGNAIRTAKYNLLTFLPLNLYEQFHRMANVYFVFVILLQTFPEISTLPWYTLLFPLSCLLIIRGLRDLIDDIGRHQSDRNINSRPCEILAGTSFRWQKWRDICVGDIVRLHKDSVVPADLLLLRSSEPSSLCYVETADIDGETNLKFRQALLVTHQELGSEESMAAFDGRVTCEEPNSRMHTFTGTLRWRGRAHALDIDRLLLRGCRVRNTALCYGLVLYAGFDSKIMRNCGKIKRKKTKLDHMMDRLVVVIFLVLLLTSLGLAVASGFWARTFQEKHSYLAALYKHTTPAQQAFLNFWGFTILLSIIIPMSMYITLEFIYLLNSCFINWDLEMYYGAKDIPAEARSTSLSDQLGQVEYIFSDKTGTLTQNIMSFKKCCVNGTIYGPGTGHENKQPPGSGLSWEHPGEQKLDVCDVALLEAAQRDDDPVLREFLRLLALCHTVMVEDRGDQLVYQAASPDEEALVLAAKNLGYVFLARTQDTITIRELGSTRTYELLAMLDFNSDRKRMSVLVRDPQGTIRLYTKGADTVILDRLRRRGPNETLTERALDRFAEETLRTLCVASREVSEAEFRAWSQRHREATVLLQDRARELDRLYEEMEQNLQLLGATAIEDKLQDGVPETIQLLKLGNIKVWVLTGDKQETAVNIGYACRLLTDDMEILEEKEVSEILQVYWESNNNLSGSGDAPCSRRLSQQRPEAPCHQRAIIVSGDFLDKILHTGEVLKEEKGWPWRWLCCDRAEASQDRGGLVEKAFVELATSCQAMICCRVTPKQKALMVQLVKKHKKAVTLAIGDGANDVNMIKTADIGVGISGLEGLQAVQCSDYALAQFSFLQRLLLVHGRWNYLRICKFLRYFFYKTFAGLLGQVWFAFHSGFTAQPLYEGWFLALYNIFYTAYPVLSVGLLEQDVSAKKSLEFPELYMVGQQDELFNYRVFGVTLLHGVGTSLISFYVALWAFEDHVGTKAVGDYESFSVTVALSALLSVLVEIVLDTKYWTVLSFLMVTASLLLYCLFSFLTQSVDAFRIAPAIFRFPDASWNALTDPYVLLVVLLSLVVNTLPSLTVHAFRATLGRATTQQKIHLKAKQDPEPSVELRSHVPRGSFRRRSSYAFSHQEGYGGLISRGASLRGQPAGPACGASLRGQPRGPACGGQPAGTASGASLRAPATPGTAPGALRPEETPAVSSLSCPSL; from the exons ACCTTCCCTGAGATCTCCACGCTGCCCTGGTACACTCTGCTGTTCCCCCTGAGCTGCCTTCTCATCATCCGGGGGCTGCGAGACCTCATCGATGACATT GGTCGTCACCAGAGTGACAGGAACATCAACAGCAGGCCGTGTGAGATCCTGGCAGGGACGAG CTTCCGCTGGCAGAAGTGGCGCGACATCTGCGTCGGGGACATCGTCCGGCTGCACAAGGACAGCGTCGTCCCG GCTGACCTGCTCCTGCTGCGCAGCTCCGagcccagcagcctgtgctATGTGGAGACTGCCGACATTGATGG GGAAACAAACCTGAAGTTCAGACAGGCCCTTCTGGTCACccaccaggagctgggcagcGAGGAGAGCATGGCTGCCTTCGATG GGCGAGTGACGTGCGAGGAGCCCAACAGCCGCATGCACACCTTCACGGGCACCCTGCGGTGGCGGGGCCGCGCCCACGCCCTGGACATCGACCGGCTCCTGCTGCGGGGCTGCCGCGTCCGCAACACCGCGCTCTGCTACGGCCTGGTGCTCTACGCAG GGTTTGATTCCAAAATTATGAGGAACTGTGGAAAGATCAAGAGGAAGAAGACCAAGCTGGACCACATGATGGACCGGCTGGTGGTCGTG ATCTTTCTGGTGCTGTTATTGACGTCCCTGGGCCTCGCTGTCGCCTCTGGGTTCTGGGCCAGGACATTCCAGGAGAAGCACAGCTACCTGGCTGCCCTCTACAAGCACACAACCCCTGCCCAGCAGGCCTTCCTCAACTTCTGGGGCTTCACCATCCTCCTGAGCATCATCATTCCCATGTCCATGTACATAAC GCTTGAATTCATCTACCTGCTGAACAGCTGTTTTATTAACTGGGATCTGGAGATGTATTACGGTGCCAAGGACATTCCAGCCGAGGCCAGGAGCACCAGCCTCAGTGACCAGCTGGGCCAGGTCGAGTACATCTTCTCGGACAAGACGGGCACCCTGACACAGAACATCATGAGCTTCAAGAAATGCTGCGTCAATGGGACCATCTACG gTCCAGGCACAGGCCACGAGAACAAACAACCACCG GGCTcggggctgagctgggagcaccCCGGCGAGCAGAAGTTGGATGTTTGCGATGTGGCGCTGCTGGAAGCCGCCCAGAGGGACGATGACCCGGTGCTGAGGGAGTTCCTGAGGCTGCTGGCCCTCTGCCACACCGTCATGGTGGAGGACAGGGGCG ACCAGCTGGTTTACCAGGCAGCTTCCCCAGATGAGGAGGCGCTGGTGTTGGCAGCCAAGAACTTGGGCTACGTCTTCCTGGCCCGGACACAGGACACCATCACCAtcagggagctgggcagcaccAGGACCTATGagctgctggccatgctggACTTCAACAGCGACCGCAAGAGGATGTCTGTGCTGG tGCGAGACCCCCAGGGCACCATCCGGCTCTACACCAAGGGTGCTGACACCGTCATCCTGGACAGGCTGCGGAGGCGGGGGCCCAACGAGACCCTCACCGAGAGGGCGCTGGAT CGCTTTGCAGAGGAGACGCTGAGGACGCTGTGCGTGGCCAGCAGGGAGGTGAGCGAGGCCGAGTTCCGTGCCTGGAGCCAGAGGCACCGCGAGGCCacggtgctgctgcaggaccgCGCGCGGGAGCTGGACAGGCTCTACGAGGAGATGGAGCAGAACCTGCAG CTGCTCGGGGCCACGGCCATCGAGGACAAGCTGCAAGATGGAGTCCCCGAGACCATCCAGCTGCTGAAACTGGGCAACATCAAAGTGTGGGTGCTGACAGGAGACAAACAAG AGACCGCAGTGAACATCGGCTACGCCTGCAGGCTGCTGACGGACGACATGGAGAtcctggaggagaaggaggtcAG TGAGATCCTCCAGGTTTACTGGGAGAGCAACAACAACCTCAGTGGCAGTGGGGACGCCCCGTGCAGCCGCCGCCTCTCCCAGCAGCGCCCAGAGGCTCCGTGCCACCAGAGAGCCATCATCGTCAGCGGGGACTTCCTG GACAAAATCCTCCACACGGGAGAGGtgctgaaggaggagaaggggtgGCCATGGCggtggctgtgctgtgacagggCCGAGGCCTCACAGGACAGGGGAGGTCTGGTGGAGAAGGCCTTTGTAGAGCTGGCCACCAGCTGCCAGGCCATGATCTGCTGCAGGGTGACCCCCAAGCAGAAAGCCCTGATGGTGCAGCTGGTGAAGAAGCACAAGAAGGCCGTCACCTTGGCCATCGGGGACGGCGCCAACGATGTCAACATGATCAAAA CCGCGGACATCGGGGTGGGCATCAGCgggctggaggggctgcaggccGTGCAGTGCAGCGACTACGCCCTGGCCCAGTTCTCCTTCCTGCAGCGCCTGCTGCTCGTCCACGGCCGCTGGAATTACCTGCGCATCTGCAAGTTCCTCCGCTACTTCTTCTACAAGACCTTCGCTGGCCTCCTGGGCCAGGTGTGGTTCGCTTTCCACAGCGGATTCACAGCTCAG CCTCTCTATGAGGGCTGGTTCCTTGCACTCTACAACATTTTCTACACTGCCTACCCTGTGCTGTCCGTGGGCCTTTTGGAGCAG GACGTGAGTGCCAAGAAGAGCCTGGAGTTCCCTGAGCTCTACATGGTCGGGCAGCAGGACGAGCTCTTCAATTACCGCGTTTTTGGTGTCACCCTCCTGCACGGGGTGGGCACCTCCCTCATCAGCTTCTACGTCGCGCTCTGGGCCTTTGAAGACCACGTTGGCACCAAGGCTGTGGGCGACTACGAGTCCTTCTCTGTCACAGTGGCCCTGTCAGCCTTGCTGTCGGTCCTCGTGGAG ATCGTCCTGGACACTAAGTACTGGACAGTATTGTCCTTCCTGATGGTCACAGCCAGCCTGCTCCTCTACTGcctcttctccttcctgacCCAAAGTGTTGATGCCTTCAGGATAGCCCCCGCCATTTTCCGCTTCCCAG ATGCCAGCTGGAATGCCCTGACTGACCCCTATGTCCTGCTCGTggtcctgctgtccctggtGGTCAACACCCTCCCCTCGCTCACTGTCCACGCCTTCCGTGCCACCCTGGGCAGAGCCACCACCCAGCAG AAGATCCACCTGAAGGCCAAGCAGGATCCCGAGCCCTCGGTGGAGCTGCGATCCCACGTCCCCCGCGGCTCCTTCCGCCGCCGCTCCAGCTACGCCTTCTCGCACCAGGAGGGCTACGGCGGCCTCATCAGCCGTGGGGCCAGCCTGCGGGGCCAGCCTGCGGGGCCAGCCTGCGGGGCCAGCCTGCGGGGCCAGCCTCGGGGGCCAGCCTGCGGGGGCCAGCCTGCGGGGACAGCCTCGGGGGCCAGCCTGCGTGCCCCGGCCacccccggcaccgccccgggtGCCCTGCGCCCCGAGGAGACCCCGGCTGTGTCCTCCCTGAGCTGCCCCTCGCTGTAG